In Rhododendron vialii isolate Sample 1 chromosome 9a, ASM3025357v1, the following are encoded in one genomic region:
- the LOC131301081 gene encoding uncharacterized protein LOC131301081 isoform X1 encodes MGDEVVQFRISTSRSCLFSIFPAASLLCLLLFIGSAFLAQDDKEKLFRWGLWKKSAQEMQYDKCKSQCRPPGSESLPKDIVSNASNLQMRPLWGSPKKAKFPNLFSATVGIKQKDMVDKMVTKFLSSNFVVMLFHYDGIVDEWKDLEWSDRVIHISAVNQTKWWFAKRFLHPDIVAEYSYIFLWDEDLGVEDFQPERYLAIVKDEQLEISQPALDPDKSEVHHQITARERGSNVHRRIYKSRNGSDICHGNSTTPPCTGYIIYRRVEKTKSVPRWIEIMAPVFSRAAWRCVWYMIQNDFVHAWGLDYQLGYCAQGDRTTNIGVVDSEYIVHYALPTLGDKIKALLKRHETNRRAKVRRQSYKDFMEFKTRWRKAAESDECWIDPYPQPAK; translated from the exons ATGGGAGATGAAGTCGTCCAGTTTC GCATCTCTACAAGCAGATCATGTCTCTTCAGCATTTTTCCAGCAGCTTCTCTTTTGTGTCTACTTTTATTCATAGGAAGTGCATTCTTAGCCCAAGATGACAAAGAG AAATTATTCAGGTGGGGGTTATGGAAAAAGAGCGCGCAAGAGATGCAATACGACAAATGCAAG AGTCAGTGCAGGCCTCCTGGAAGTGAGTCATTACCCAAAGATATTGTCTCCAACGCTTCTAACTTGCAAATGCGACCATTATGGGGCTCGCCAAAG AAGGCAAAATTTCCAAACTTATTCTCTGCAACCGTTGGAATAAAGCAAAAGGACATGGTAGATAAGATGGTTACAAAG TTTCTGTCAAGTAATTTTGTTGTAATGCTTTTCCATTATGACGGTATCGTGGATGAATGGAAGGATTTAGAATGGAGTGATCGTGTCATACATATATCCGCTGTCAATCAAACTAAATG GTGGTTTGCCAAGCGGTTTTTGCATCCGGATATTGTTGCAGAGTACAGTTACATTTTCCTCTGGGATGAGGACCTTGGAGTTGAAGATTTCCAGCCTGAACG ATATCTAGCAATTGTGAAAGATGAACAGCTTGAGATATCGCAACCAGCACTAGATCCAGACAAATCAGAGGTGCATCATCAGATTACTGCGCGCGAGAGGGGATCAAATGTGCACAG GAGGATTTACAAGTCCCGTAATGGTTCAGATATATGTCATGGAAACAGTACAACCCCTCCGTGCACTGG ATACATAATATATAGGAgagttgaaaaaacaaaatctgtCCCCAGGTGGATAGAGATTATGGCTCCCGTGTTCTCTAGAGCTGCGTGGCGCTGTGTATGGTACATGATCCAG AACGACTTTGTACATGCTTGGGGACTAGATTATCAGCTTGGTTATTGTGCGCAG GGTGATCGGACCACAAATATTGGAGTTGTGGACTCAGAGTACATTGTCCATTATGCCCTGCCTACACTTGGAGACAAAATCAAG GCGTTGCTGAAGCGTCATGAAACCAATAGAAGAGCTAAA GTGAGACGGCAGTCCTATAAGGATTTCATGGAATTCAAAACGCGTTGGAGAAAAGCCGCAGAGAGTGATGAATGTTGGATCGATCCCTATCCACAGCCAGCAAAGTAG
- the LOC131301081 gene encoding uncharacterized protein LOC131301081 isoform X3, giving the protein MGDEVVQFRISTSRSCLFSIFPAASLLCLLLFIGSAFLAQDDKEKLFRWGLWKKSAQEMQYDKCKSQCRPPGSESLPKDIVSNASNLQMRPLWGSPKKAKFPNLFSATVGIKQKDMVDKMVTKFLSSNFVVMLFHYDGIVDEWKDLEWSDRVIHISAVNQTKWWFAKRFLHPDIVAEYSYIFLWDEDLGVEDFQPERYLAIVKDEQLEISQPALDPDKSEVHHQITARERGSNVHRRIYKSRNGSDICHGNSTTPPCTGWIEIMAPVFSRAAWRCVWYMIQNDFVHAWGLDYQLGYCAQGDRTTNIGVVDSEYIVHYALPTLGDKIKALLKRHETNRRAKVRRQSYKDFMEFKTRWRKAAESDECWIDPYPQPAK; this is encoded by the exons ATGGGAGATGAAGTCGTCCAGTTTC GCATCTCTACAAGCAGATCATGTCTCTTCAGCATTTTTCCAGCAGCTTCTCTTTTGTGTCTACTTTTATTCATAGGAAGTGCATTCTTAGCCCAAGATGACAAAGAG AAATTATTCAGGTGGGGGTTATGGAAAAAGAGCGCGCAAGAGATGCAATACGACAAATGCAAG AGTCAGTGCAGGCCTCCTGGAAGTGAGTCATTACCCAAAGATATTGTCTCCAACGCTTCTAACTTGCAAATGCGACCATTATGGGGCTCGCCAAAG AAGGCAAAATTTCCAAACTTATTCTCTGCAACCGTTGGAATAAAGCAAAAGGACATGGTAGATAAGATGGTTACAAAG TTTCTGTCAAGTAATTTTGTTGTAATGCTTTTCCATTATGACGGTATCGTGGATGAATGGAAGGATTTAGAATGGAGTGATCGTGTCATACATATATCCGCTGTCAATCAAACTAAATG GTGGTTTGCCAAGCGGTTTTTGCATCCGGATATTGTTGCAGAGTACAGTTACATTTTCCTCTGGGATGAGGACCTTGGAGTTGAAGATTTCCAGCCTGAACG ATATCTAGCAATTGTGAAAGATGAACAGCTTGAGATATCGCAACCAGCACTAGATCCAGACAAATCAGAGGTGCATCATCAGATTACTGCGCGCGAGAGGGGATCAAATGTGCACAG GAGGATTTACAAGTCCCGTAATGGTTCAGATATATGTCATGGAAACAGTACAACCCCTCCGTGCACTGG GTGGATAGAGATTATGGCTCCCGTGTTCTCTAGAGCTGCGTGGCGCTGTGTATGGTACATGATCCAG AACGACTTTGTACATGCTTGGGGACTAGATTATCAGCTTGGTTATTGTGCGCAG GGTGATCGGACCACAAATATTGGAGTTGTGGACTCAGAGTACATTGTCCATTATGCCCTGCCTACACTTGGAGACAAAATCAAG GCGTTGCTGAAGCGTCATGAAACCAATAGAAGAGCTAAA GTGAGACGGCAGTCCTATAAGGATTTCATGGAATTCAAAACGCGTTGGAGAAAAGCCGCAGAGAGTGATGAATGTTGGATCGATCCCTATCCACAGCCAGCAAAGTAG
- the LOC131301082 gene encoding zinc finger CCCH domain-containing protein ZFN-like isoform X2: MEFDAGIPISRATVTDGPSMSPSLDEGTLWQMNLRSRDAMESGPYPVREGEPECSYYIRTGLCRFGVTCRFNHPPNRKLAIATAMMKGEYPERIGQPECQNESECAYYLRTGQCKFGSTCKFHHPPPSNMTVSLRGSTVYPPPHSPTTPGQQSYLGGIANWPLSRPSFLPSPRWEGPSSYASLILPQGVVSVPGWNAYSGQLSSVPSSESLQLTAGNSHTYGTSHQSEAANAGGSQGALSPYRSGSVPVSYYALQRENVFPERPGHPECQFYMKTGDCKFGAVCRFHHPRERLITAPDCVLSPIGLPLRPGEPLCIFYSRYGICKFGPSCKFDHPMGVFTYNMAASSSADAPVVRRLLASSTGTGALSLSSERRLSLSESRQMSSGDDNIDTEG; the protein is encoded by the exons ATGGAATTCGACGCCGGAATTCCGATATCCCGGGCCACCGTCACCGACGGCCCTTCCATGTCCCCTTCCTTGGACGAAG GTACATTGTGGCAAATGAACTTGAGATCACGTGATGCAATGGAATCCGGACCTTATCCTGTGCGTGAAGGAGAACCAGAGTGTTCGTATTACATCAGAACAGGGCTATGCAGATTTGGGGTGACATGCAGATTTAATCATCCTCCTAATCGGAAACTG GCTATTGCCACTGCAATGATGAAGGGTGAGTACCCAGAAAGAATAGGACAGCCTGAATGTCAG AATGAAAGTGAGTGTGCATATTATTTGAGAACTGGCCAATGCAAGTTTGGGAGCACTTGTAAATTCCACCATCCACCGCCTTCTAATATGACGgtttctctgcgtggttctaCTGTTTATCCTCCACCCCATTCACCGACAACTCCTGGTCAGCAATCATATCTTGGAGGAATAGCAAACTGGCCCTTGTCAAGACCTTCATTTCTTCCCAGCCCCCGCTGGGAAGGCCCTTCAAGTTATGCTTCATTGATCCTACCTCAGGGCGTGGTATCAGTCCCAGGATGGAATGCATATAGC GGTCAGCTAAGTTCAGTGCCATCTTCAGAGAGCCTGCAGCTAACGGCAGGAAACAGTCATACTTATGGGACTTCACACCAGAGTGAAGCAGCAAATGCAGGAGGATCCCAAGGGGCACTTTCTCCATATCGTTCTGGTTCTGTACCTGTGAGTTATTATGCGTTGCAGCGGGAGAATGTTTTTCCGGAGAGGCCTGGCCATCCTGAGTGCCAGTTCTACATGAAGACTGGAGATTGCAAGTTTGGAGCGGTTTGCAGGTTCCATCATCCAAGAGAAAGACTAATCACTGCTCCAGACTGTGTATTGAGCCCTATAGGTCTTCCTTTACGTCCG GGAGAGCCCTTGTGCATTTTTTATTCACGTTATGGTATTTGCAAATTTGGTCCAAGTTGCAAATTTGACCACCCTATGGGAGTTTTCACCTACAACATGGCTGCATCATCTTCAGCTGATGCCCCAGTTGTTCGTCGTTTGTTGGCTTCATCCACCGGAACTGGTGCCTTATCATTGTCTTCAGAAAGGCGACTTTCTCTATCAGAATCAAGACAGATGTCTTCTGGTGATGATAACATTGACACAGAAGGATGA
- the LOC131301081 gene encoding uncharacterized protein LOC131301081 isoform X2, which produces MGDEVVQFRISTSRSCLFSIFPAASLLCLLLFIGSAFLAQDDKEKLFRWGLWKKSAQEMQYDKCKSQCRPPGSESLPKDIVSNASNLQMRPLWGSPKKAKFPNLFSATVGIKQKDMVDKMVTKFLSSNFVVMLFHYDGIVDEWKDLEWSDRVIHISAVNQTKWWFAKRFLHPDIVAEYSYIFLWDEDLGVEDFQPERYLAIVKDEQLEISQPALDPDKSEVHHQITARERGSNVHRRIYKSRNGSDICHGNSTTPPCTGYIIYRRVEKTKSVPRWIEIMAPVFSRAAWRCVWYMIQNDFVHAWGLDYQLGYCAQGDRTTNIGVVDSEYIVHYALPTLGDKIKVRRQSYKDFMEFKTRWRKAAESDECWIDPYPQPAK; this is translated from the exons ATGGGAGATGAAGTCGTCCAGTTTC GCATCTCTACAAGCAGATCATGTCTCTTCAGCATTTTTCCAGCAGCTTCTCTTTTGTGTCTACTTTTATTCATAGGAAGTGCATTCTTAGCCCAAGATGACAAAGAG AAATTATTCAGGTGGGGGTTATGGAAAAAGAGCGCGCAAGAGATGCAATACGACAAATGCAAG AGTCAGTGCAGGCCTCCTGGAAGTGAGTCATTACCCAAAGATATTGTCTCCAACGCTTCTAACTTGCAAATGCGACCATTATGGGGCTCGCCAAAG AAGGCAAAATTTCCAAACTTATTCTCTGCAACCGTTGGAATAAAGCAAAAGGACATGGTAGATAAGATGGTTACAAAG TTTCTGTCAAGTAATTTTGTTGTAATGCTTTTCCATTATGACGGTATCGTGGATGAATGGAAGGATTTAGAATGGAGTGATCGTGTCATACATATATCCGCTGTCAATCAAACTAAATG GTGGTTTGCCAAGCGGTTTTTGCATCCGGATATTGTTGCAGAGTACAGTTACATTTTCCTCTGGGATGAGGACCTTGGAGTTGAAGATTTCCAGCCTGAACG ATATCTAGCAATTGTGAAAGATGAACAGCTTGAGATATCGCAACCAGCACTAGATCCAGACAAATCAGAGGTGCATCATCAGATTACTGCGCGCGAGAGGGGATCAAATGTGCACAG GAGGATTTACAAGTCCCGTAATGGTTCAGATATATGTCATGGAAACAGTACAACCCCTCCGTGCACTGG ATACATAATATATAGGAgagttgaaaaaacaaaatctgtCCCCAGGTGGATAGAGATTATGGCTCCCGTGTTCTCTAGAGCTGCGTGGCGCTGTGTATGGTACATGATCCAG AACGACTTTGTACATGCTTGGGGACTAGATTATCAGCTTGGTTATTGTGCGCAG GGTGATCGGACCACAAATATTGGAGTTGTGGACTCAGAGTACATTGTCCATTATGCCCTGCCTACACTTGGAGACAAAATCAAG GTGAGACGGCAGTCCTATAAGGATTTCATGGAATTCAAAACGCGTTGGAGAAAAGCCGCAGAGAGTGATGAATGTTGGATCGATCCCTATCCACAGCCAGCAAAGTAG
- the LOC131301083 gene encoding uncharacterized protein LOC131301083 has translation MSAHGLLFSLFLLLFFGLNAVTHSLANAGVVPEKGTAEMKPAAAETRVMMVDVNEISSRRGLGGSFQICALCTCCGGAQGYCLPSPCCYAINCNIPNRPFGFCAFTPKTCNCFGCSNL, from the exons ATGTCTGCTCATGggctcctcttctctctcttccttctgCTCTTCTTCGGTCTCAATGCAGTAACCCATTCCCTT GCAAATGCTGGGGTGGTGCCGGAAAAAGGGACGGCGGAGATGAAGCCGGCGGCGGCGGAGACGAGGGTTATGATGGTGGATGTGAATGAGATTAGTAGTAGGAGGGGGTTGGGGGGGAGCTTCCAGATCTGTGCGCTGTGCACTTGCTGTGGTGGGGCCCAAGGCTACTGCCTGCCTTCCCCTTGTTGCTATGCCATCAACTGCAACATTCCAAACAGGCCCTTTGGCTTCTGTGCTTTTACCCCCAAGACCTGCAATTGCTTTGGTTGCTCCAATCTCTAA
- the LOC131301082 gene encoding zinc finger CCCH domain-containing protein ZFN-like isoform X1 codes for MEFDAGIPISRATVTDGPSMSPSLDEGTLWQMNLRSRDAMESGPYPVREGEPECSYYIRTGLCRFGVTCRFNHPPNRKLAIATAMMKGEYPERIGQPECQYYLKTGTCKFGATCKFHHPRDKAGIVGRVPLNILGYPLRPNESECAYYLRTGQCKFGSTCKFHHPPPSNMTVSLRGSTVYPPPHSPTTPGQQSYLGGIANWPLSRPSFLPSPRWEGPSSYASLILPQGVVSVPGWNAYSGQLSSVPSSESLQLTAGNSHTYGTSHQSEAANAGGSQGALSPYRSGSVPVSYYALQRENVFPERPGHPECQFYMKTGDCKFGAVCRFHHPRERLITAPDCVLSPIGLPLRPGEPLCIFYSRYGICKFGPSCKFDHPMGVFTYNMAASSSADAPVVRRLLASSTGTGALSLSSERRLSLSESRQMSSGDDNIDTEG; via the exons ATGGAATTCGACGCCGGAATTCCGATATCCCGGGCCACCGTCACCGACGGCCCTTCCATGTCCCCTTCCTTGGACGAAG GTACATTGTGGCAAATGAACTTGAGATCACGTGATGCAATGGAATCCGGACCTTATCCTGTGCGTGAAGGAGAACCAGAGTGTTCGTATTACATCAGAACAGGGCTATGCAGATTTGGGGTGACATGCAGATTTAATCATCCTCCTAATCGGAAACTG GCTATTGCCACTGCAATGATGAAGGGTGAGTACCCAGAAAGAATAGGACAGCCTGAATGTCAG TACTACTTAAAGACGGGAACGTGCAAGTTTGGAGCCACATGTAAATTTCATCACCCTAGAGATAAGGCTGGGATTGTTGGAAGAGTTCCCCTAAATATTTTAGGCTATCCACTTCGTCCG AATGAAAGTGAGTGTGCATATTATTTGAGAACTGGCCAATGCAAGTTTGGGAGCACTTGTAAATTCCACCATCCACCGCCTTCTAATATGACGgtttctctgcgtggttctaCTGTTTATCCTCCACCCCATTCACCGACAACTCCTGGTCAGCAATCATATCTTGGAGGAATAGCAAACTGGCCCTTGTCAAGACCTTCATTTCTTCCCAGCCCCCGCTGGGAAGGCCCTTCAAGTTATGCTTCATTGATCCTACCTCAGGGCGTGGTATCAGTCCCAGGATGGAATGCATATAGC GGTCAGCTAAGTTCAGTGCCATCTTCAGAGAGCCTGCAGCTAACGGCAGGAAACAGTCATACTTATGGGACTTCACACCAGAGTGAAGCAGCAAATGCAGGAGGATCCCAAGGGGCACTTTCTCCATATCGTTCTGGTTCTGTACCTGTGAGTTATTATGCGTTGCAGCGGGAGAATGTTTTTCCGGAGAGGCCTGGCCATCCTGAGTGCCAGTTCTACATGAAGACTGGAGATTGCAAGTTTGGAGCGGTTTGCAGGTTCCATCATCCAAGAGAAAGACTAATCACTGCTCCAGACTGTGTATTGAGCCCTATAGGTCTTCCTTTACGTCCG GGAGAGCCCTTGTGCATTTTTTATTCACGTTATGGTATTTGCAAATTTGGTCCAAGTTGCAAATTTGACCACCCTATGGGAGTTTTCACCTACAACATGGCTGCATCATCTTCAGCTGATGCCCCAGTTGTTCGTCGTTTGTTGGCTTCATCCACCGGAACTGGTGCCTTATCATTGTCTTCAGAAAGGCGACTTTCTCTATCAGAATCAAGACAGATGTCTTCTGGTGATGATAACATTGACACAGAAGGATGA